One genomic segment of Streptomyces niveus includes these proteins:
- a CDS encoding histone-like nucleoid-structuring protein Lsr2, with protein sequence MAQRVVVTLSDDIDGGEAAETVTFGLDGKSYEIDLNPANAKKLRKALAPYLTAGRRQTHAGKNRKSYRHTALAPDPAAVRAWALSHRMEVPARGRIPKRVYEAFREAS encoded by the coding sequence GTGGCGCAACGCGTAGTGGTCACGCTCTCCGACGACATCGACGGCGGGGAAGCGGCGGAAACGGTCACGTTCGGCCTCGACGGGAAGTCGTACGAGATCGACCTCAATCCCGCCAATGCAAAGAAACTGCGCAAGGCCCTGGCCCCGTACCTCACCGCGGGCCGCAGGCAGACCCACGCCGGAAAGAACCGTAAGTCGTACCGGCACACGGCCCTCGCGCCCGACCCGGCGGCCGTACGCGCCTGGGCGCTCTCGCACCGGATGGAGGTGCCGGCCCGCGGCCGGATCCCCAAGCGGGTCTACGAGGCGTTCCGCGAGGCGAGTTGA
- the purS gene encoding phosphoribosylformylglycinamidine synthase subunit PurS, which translates to MARVVVDVMLKPEILDPQGQAVQRALPRLGFDGIADVRQGKRFELEVEGPVDEAALARIHEMAETFLANTVIEDFVVKVES; encoded by the coding sequence GTGGCACGCGTCGTAGTCGACGTCATGCTCAAGCCGGAGATCCTCGACCCGCAAGGACAAGCAGTGCAGCGCGCACTGCCCCGGCTGGGTTTCGACGGGATCGCGGACGTCCGACAGGGAAAGCGTTTCGAGCTGGAGGTGGAGGGCCCGGTCGACGAGGCCGCCCTCGCCCGCATCCACGAGATGGCCGAGACGTTCCTCGCCAACACCGTCATCGAGGACTTCGTCGTAAAGGTGGAGTCGTGA
- the purQ gene encoding phosphoribosylformylglycinamidine synthase subunit PurQ — translation MTTRIGVVTFPGTLDDRDSLRAVRIAGAEPVSLWHRDKDIKQVDAVVLAGGFSYGDYLRAGAISRFSPVMETVIEQAKAGMPVLGICNGFQILTETHLLPGAMLRNNHLHFICRDQKLRVENASTAWTSDYTAGQSISVPLKNIDGRYVAAESVLDELEAEGRVAFRYLDGNPNGSLRDIAGITNAAGNVVGLMPHPEHAVEPLIGTGRTDGLGFFTSILKKLVSA, via the coding sequence GTGACCACTCGTATCGGAGTCGTCACTTTCCCCGGCACACTCGACGACCGGGACAGTCTTCGCGCCGTGCGGATCGCCGGCGCCGAGCCCGTCTCACTCTGGCACCGCGACAAGGACATCAAGCAGGTCGACGCCGTCGTCCTGGCGGGCGGATTCAGCTACGGCGACTATCTGCGCGCCGGCGCCATTTCGCGATTCTCGCCGGTGATGGAGACGGTCATCGAGCAGGCGAAGGCCGGTATGCCGGTCCTCGGGATCTGCAACGGCTTCCAGATCCTCACCGAAACGCATCTGCTGCCGGGCGCGATGCTGCGCAACAACCATCTGCACTTCATCTGCCGAGACCAGAAGCTGCGCGTGGAGAACGCCTCGACCGCGTGGACGTCCGACTACACGGCGGGCCAGTCCATCTCCGTACCGCTGAAGAACATCGACGGCCGGTACGTGGCCGCCGAGTCCGTCCTGGACGAGCTGGAGGCCGAGGGCCGGGTCGCCTTCCGCTATCTGGACGGCAATCCGAACGGCTCGCTCCGCGACATCGCCGGCATCACCAACGCGGCGGGCAACGTCGTGGGTCTGATGCCGCACCCCGAGCACGCCGTCGAACCGCTGATCGGTACGGGCCGTACCGACGGGCTCGGATTCTTCACCTCGATCCTGAAGAAGCTGGTAAGCGCCTGA
- the purL gene encoding phosphoribosylformylglycinamidine synthase subunit PurL yields MTIKNLDTVKNATGTPDVDQPWKELGLKEDEYVRIREILERRPTGAELAMYSVMWSEHCSYKSSKVHLKQFGDKAPASDAMLVGIGENAGVVDVGQGYAVTFKVESHNHPSYIEPYQGAATGVGGIVRDILAMGARPVAVVDPLRFGAADHPDTRRVLPGVVAGIGGYGNCLGLPNIGGEVVFDPCYQGNPLVNAGCIGVMRHEDIHLAQASGTGNKVILYGARTGGDGIGGVSVLASETFESTGPAKRPAVQVGDPFQEKLLIECTLEIFAEKLVAGIQDLGGAGLSCATSELASAGSGGMRVELDTVPLRDSSLSPEEILMSESQERMCAVVEPDKVDRFMEICEKWDVIATVIGEVTEGTRLEIYWHGEQIVDVPPRSVAHDGPVYHRPYARPEWQDALQADDAGRLARPADSAELREQVLRLVGSPNQASKAWITDQYDRFVQGNTVLAQPEDAGMVRIDENTNLGVAMATDGNGRFAKLDPYAGAQLALAEAYRNVAASGAKPLAISDCLNFGSPEDPAVMWQFAEATRGLADGCLQLGTPVTGGNVSLYNQTGETAIHPTPVVAVLGVIDDVTRRTPIAFAEEGQLLYLLGDTREEFGGSAWSQVIHDHLGGLPPKVDLDREKLLGEILISGSRDGMIDAAHDLSDGGLIQAVTESCLRGGKGARLVVPDGLDAFTFLLSESAGRAVVAVPRSEELRFTDMCGARGLPATRIGVVDGEEVEIQGEFSIPLTELRSAHEGTIEALLA; encoded by the coding sequence ATGACGATCAAGAACCTGGACACCGTCAAGAACGCGACGGGGACGCCCGACGTCGACCAGCCCTGGAAGGAACTCGGCCTCAAGGAGGACGAGTACGTCCGGATCCGCGAGATCCTGGAGCGCCGGCCGACCGGCGCCGAGCTGGCCATGTACTCGGTGATGTGGTCCGAGCACTGCTCCTACAAGAGCAGCAAGGTGCATCTCAAGCAGTTCGGCGACAAGGCCCCCGCCAGCGACGCGATGCTCGTCGGCATCGGTGAGAACGCGGGCGTCGTGGACGTCGGCCAGGGGTACGCGGTCACCTTCAAGGTCGAGTCGCACAACCACCCCTCGTACATCGAGCCCTACCAGGGCGCGGCCACCGGAGTCGGCGGCATCGTCCGCGACATCCTCGCCATGGGTGCCCGCCCGGTCGCCGTCGTGGACCCGCTGCGCTTCGGCGCGGCCGACCACCCCGACACCAGGCGCGTGCTGCCCGGCGTCGTCGCCGGCATCGGCGGTTACGGCAACTGCCTGGGCCTGCCGAACATCGGCGGCGAGGTCGTCTTCGACCCCTGCTACCAGGGCAACCCGCTGGTCAACGCGGGCTGTATCGGCGTGATGAGGCACGAGGACATCCACCTCGCTCAGGCGTCGGGCACCGGCAACAAGGTGATCCTGTACGGCGCCAGGACCGGTGGCGACGGCATCGGCGGCGTCTCGGTGCTGGCGTCCGAGACCTTCGAGTCGACCGGACCCGCGAAGCGTCCGGCCGTCCAGGTCGGCGACCCGTTCCAGGAGAAGCTCCTTATCGAGTGCACCCTGGAGATCTTCGCCGAGAAGCTGGTCGCCGGTATCCAGGACCTCGGCGGCGCCGGGCTCTCCTGCGCGACGAGCGAGCTGGCGTCGGCGGGCTCCGGCGGGATGCGGGTCGAGCTGGACACCGTCCCGCTGCGTGACTCGTCCCTCTCGCCCGAGGAAATCCTCATGAGCGAGTCGCAGGAACGCATGTGCGCGGTCGTCGAGCCCGACAAGGTCGACCGCTTCATGGAGATCTGCGAGAAGTGGGACGTCATCGCGACCGTCATCGGTGAGGTCACCGAGGGCACCCGGCTGGAGATCTACTGGCACGGCGAGCAGATCGTGGACGTGCCGCCGCGCTCTGTGGCGCACGACGGCCCGGTCTACCACCGGCCGTACGCCCGCCCCGAGTGGCAGGACGCGCTCCAGGCCGACGACGCGGGCAGGCTCGCCCGGCCGGCGGACTCCGCCGAGCTGCGCGAGCAGGTGCTGCGGCTCGTGGGGTCGCCGAACCAGGCGTCGAAGGCGTGGATCACCGACCAGTACGACCGCTTCGTGCAGGGCAACACGGTGCTGGCGCAGCCCGAGGACGCGGGCATGGTCCGCATCGACGAGAACACCAACCTCGGTGTGGCGATGGCGACGGACGGCAACGGCCGGTTCGCCAAGCTCGACCCGTACGCGGGCGCGCAGCTCGCGCTGGCGGAGGCGTACCGCAATGTCGCCGCCTCCGGCGCCAAGCCGCTCGCCATCTCCGACTGCCTGAACTTCGGCTCGCCCGAGGACCCGGCCGTCATGTGGCAGTTCGCCGAGGCCACGCGCGGTCTCGCGGACGGCTGCCTCCAGTTGGGCACTCCGGTGACCGGCGGCAACGTCTCGCTCTACAACCAGACCGGTGAGACGGCGATCCACCCGACGCCGGTCGTGGCCGTGCTCGGTGTGATCGACGACGTCACGCGCCGTACGCCGATCGCCTTCGCCGAAGAGGGCCAGCTCCTCTACCTGCTGGGTGACACCCGCGAGGAGTTCGGCGGATCGGCCTGGTCGCAGGTGATCCACGACCACCTGGGCGGGCTGCCGCCGAAGGTGGACCTGGACCGGGAGAAACTGCTCGGCGAGATCCTGATCTCGGGGTCGCGCGACGGCATGATCGACGCGGCCCACGACCTGAGCGACGGCGGTCTGATCCAGGCCGTCACCGAGTCGTGCCTGCGGGGCGGCAAGGGCGCGCGGCTGGTCGTGCCGGACGGGCTCGACGCGTTCACGTTCCTGCTGAGCGAGTCGGCGGGCCGCGCGGTCGTCGCGGTGCCGCGCAGCGAGGAGTTGCGCTTCACCGACATGTGCGGCGCGCGGGGCCTGCCGGCGACGCGTATCGGTGTGGTGGACGGTGAAGAGGTCGAGATCCAGGGCGAGTTCAGCATCCCGCTGACCGAACTGCGCTCGGCACACGAGGGCACGATCGAGGCCCTGCTGGCCTGA
- a CDS encoding maleylpyruvate isomerase family mycothiol-dependent enzyme has translation MPPAKKRKQRGYDFDRTRTAVLTQFVHVREGVADLSAEQLARPAGLGDWSVRELAAHLCFGVESVSRALEQPAPPVAEVGLPGWAFATAALAAPISDDVKAYAASAEPAELFERTAGRITALLPDAPADRLIGVRVGAMRLGDFLVTRTVELVVHTDDLNRAAGIGIPFDRHAIAACTRLLADALAEKAPGASTEVRIPPYAVVQCVEGPRHTRGTPPNVVETDPITWLRLATGRTTWAHALASAQVSASGERADLAALLPVMS, from the coding sequence ATGCCACCGGCCAAGAAGCGCAAGCAGCGCGGTTATGACTTCGACAGGACCCGTACCGCCGTCCTCACTCAGTTCGTGCATGTGCGCGAAGGGGTCGCCGACCTCTCCGCCGAGCAGCTTGCCCGGCCCGCCGGGCTCGGTGACTGGAGCGTGCGGGAGCTCGCCGCGCATCTGTGCTTCGGTGTCGAGAGCGTCAGTCGTGCCCTGGAGCAGCCCGCCCCGCCCGTGGCAGAGGTCGGCCTGCCCGGCTGGGCGTTCGCGACGGCCGCGCTGGCCGCGCCCATCTCGGACGACGTCAAGGCGTACGCGGCCTCCGCAGAACCCGCCGAGCTGTTCGAGCGCACCGCCGGCCGGATCACCGCCCTGCTGCCCGACGCCCCGGCCGACCGGCTGATCGGCGTCCGGGTCGGCGCGATGCGCCTCGGGGACTTCCTGGTCACCCGCACCGTCGAACTCGTCGTCCACACCGACGACCTGAACCGCGCCGCCGGGATCGGCATCCCCTTCGACCGCCACGCCATCGCCGCCTGCACCCGGCTGCTCGCCGACGCGCTCGCGGAGAAGGCGCCCGGCGCATCGACGGAGGTGCGGATCCCGCCGTACGCCGTCGTCCAGTGCGTGGAGGGCCCCCGGCACACCCGCGGCACCCCGCCGAACGTCGTCGAGACGGACCCGATCACCTGGCTGAGACTGGCCACGGGACGTACGACATGGGCCCACGCGCTCGCATCGGCGCAGGTCAGCGCCAGCGGCGAGCGCGCGGATCTCGCCGCCCTGCTGCCTGTCATGAGCTGA
- a CDS encoding META domain-containing protein: MTIVTALTTLSLLALAGCGTESGRGSDGAAEAGSAVQSDLPLTDVRWSIESLSVDGKKTAAPAGASVEIDSKGKVDARTGCNSIGAKATIDGDTITVGEKRTTLIACPEELAAFEKALNGAFEGKLKAKVEDKKLTLTSAAGDTIAMSAEKPAPLVGTGWSVTSLVSDGTARSLPKDKKGETGKATLTFAEDGTVSGSLGCNMFSAPAKTTDSTITFGPIRSSKKSCPEPGMSLEYELREVLDGKVTYEVHHRELTLKAADGTGFGAAAGTPAK; this comes from the coding sequence GTGACCATCGTCACCGCCCTCACGACCCTGTCCCTCCTCGCCCTCGCCGGGTGCGGCACGGAATCCGGCAGAGGGTCCGACGGGGCGGCCGAGGCCGGCAGCGCGGTGCAGTCCGATCTGCCCCTGACCGACGTGCGCTGGAGCATCGAGAGCCTCAGCGTGGACGGCAAGAAGACCGCGGCGCCCGCCGGAGCCAGCGTGGAGATCGACTCCAAGGGCAAGGTCGACGCCCGGACCGGATGCAACTCCATCGGCGCCAAGGCCACCATCGACGGCGACACGATCACTGTCGGTGAGAAGCGAACGACGCTCATCGCCTGCCCCGAGGAGCTCGCCGCCTTCGAGAAGGCGCTCAACGGCGCCTTCGAAGGCAAGCTCAAGGCCAAGGTCGAGGACAAGAAGCTCACCCTCACCAGCGCTGCGGGCGACACCATCGCCATGTCCGCCGAGAAGCCGGCCCCGCTCGTGGGTACGGGGTGGAGCGTCACCAGCCTCGTGTCAGACGGGACGGCCCGCTCGCTGCCCAAGGACAAGAAGGGCGAGACCGGGAAGGCGACGCTCACCTTCGCCGAGGACGGCACCGTGAGCGGCAGCCTCGGCTGCAACATGTTCTCGGCGCCCGCCAAGACCACGGACTCCACGATCACCTTCGGGCCCATCAGGTCCAGCAAGAAGAGCTGCCCGGAGCCGGGAATGTCCCTGGAGTACGAGCTCAGGGAGGTGCTCGACGGGAAGGTGACGTATGAGGTGCACCACCGTGAGCTGACCCTCAAGGCGGCCGACGGCACCGGTTTCGGAGCCGCCGCGGGCACCCCCGCGAAGTAG
- the purF gene encoding amidophosphoribosyltransferase, which yields MPRGDGRLNHDLLPGEKGPQDACGVFGVWAPGEEVAKLTYFGLYALQHRGQESAGIAVSNGSQILVFKDMGLVSQVFDETSLGSLQGHIAVGHARYSTTGASVWENAQPTFRATAHGSIALGHNGNLVNTAELAELVADLPKENGRTTRVAATNDTDLITALLAGQTDDDGKPLTVEQAAPQVLRSAKGAFSLVFMDEHTLYAARDPQGIRPLVLGRLERGWVVASESAALDICGASYVREIEPGELIAIDENGLRTSRFAEAKPKGCVFEYVYLARPDTDIAGRNVYLSRVEMGRKLAKEAPADADLVIATPESGTPAAIGYAEESGIPYGSGLVKNAYVGRTFIQPSQTIRQLGIRLKLNPLKEVIRGKRLVVVDDSIVRGNTQRALVKMLREAGAAEVHIRISSPPVKWPCFFGIDFATRAELIANGMSIEEIGTSLGADSLSYISIDGMIEATTIAKPNLCRACFDGEYPMDLPDPELLGKQLLETELAGGADAADALRRP from the coding sequence GTGCCTCGTGGTGATGGACGACTCAACCACGACCTCCTCCCTGGCGAGAAGGGCCCTCAGGACGCTTGCGGCGTCTTCGGAGTCTGGGCCCCCGGTGAAGAGGTCGCCAAGCTCACCTACTTCGGACTGTATGCACTGCAACACCGCGGACAGGAGTCCGCGGGCATCGCAGTGAGCAACGGCTCCCAGATTCTTGTCTTCAAGGACATGGGCCTTGTCTCACAGGTCTTCGACGAAACTTCCCTCGGCTCCCTCCAGGGCCATATCGCCGTTGGTCACGCCCGCTACTCCACCACCGGAGCCTCGGTGTGGGAGAACGCGCAGCCGACCTTCAGGGCCACCGCGCACGGCTCCATCGCGCTCGGCCACAACGGCAATCTGGTCAATACGGCCGAGCTGGCCGAGCTGGTCGCCGACCTCCCCAAGGAGAACGGCCGCACGACCCGCGTCGCCGCCACCAACGACACCGATCTGATCACGGCACTCCTCGCCGGACAGACGGACGACGACGGCAAGCCCCTCACCGTCGAACAGGCCGCCCCGCAGGTCCTGCGGAGCGCCAAGGGCGCCTTCTCGCTCGTCTTCATGGACGAGCACACCCTGTACGCGGCCCGGGACCCGCAGGGCATCCGCCCGCTGGTCCTCGGCAGGCTGGAACGCGGCTGGGTCGTGGCGTCCGAGAGCGCGGCGCTCGACATCTGCGGCGCCTCCTACGTCCGGGAGATCGAGCCCGGCGAGCTGATCGCCATCGACGAGAACGGCCTGCGCACCTCGCGATTCGCTGAAGCGAAGCCCAAGGGCTGTGTCTTCGAGTACGTGTATCTGGCCCGCCCCGACACCGACATCGCCGGCCGGAACGTCTACCTCTCCCGGGTGGAGATGGGCCGCAAGCTCGCGAAAGAAGCGCCCGCCGACGCGGATCTCGTCATAGCGACGCCGGAGTCCGGCACACCCGCCGCGATCGGTTACGCGGAGGAGAGCGGCATCCCGTACGGCTCGGGACTCGTCAAGAACGCGTACGTGGGCCGGACCTTCATCCAGCCCTCCCAGACGATCCGCCAGCTGGGCATCCGTCTGAAGCTCAATCCTCTTAAAGAGGTCATCAGGGGCAAACGCCTGGTGGTCGTCGACGACTCGATCGTCCGCGGCAACACCCAGCGCGCCCTGGTCAAGATGCTCCGCGAGGCCGGCGCCGCCGAGGTCCATATCCGGATCTCGTCCCCGCCCGTGAAATGGCCCTGCTTCTTCGGCATCGACTTCGCGACCCGCGCGGAGCTGATCGCCAACGGCATGTCCATCGAGGAGATCGGCACGTCACTGGGCGCCGACTCGCTCTCGTACATCTCCATCGACGGCATGATCGAGGCGACGACCATCGCCAAGCCGAATCTCTGCCGCGCCTGCTTCGACGGCGAGTACCCGATGGACCTGCCCGATCCGGAACTCCTCGGCAAGCAGCTGCTGGAGACCGAGCTGGCGGGCGGCGCCGATGCCGCCGACGCGCTCAGGCGGCCGTAA
- the purM gene encoding phosphoribosylformylglycinamidine cyclo-ligase has translation MPAESSGASYAAAGVDIEAGDRAVELMKEWVRKTQRPETVGGLGGFAGLFDASALKRYERPLLASATDGVGTKVDLARKMGVYDTIGHDLVGMVVDDLVVCGAEPLFMTDYICVGKVFPERVAAIVKGIAEGCVLAGCALVGGETAEHPGLLGEDDFDVAGAGTGVVEADRLLGADRIRTGDVVIAMESSGLHSNGYSLVRHVVFDRLGWSLDREVEEFGRTLGAELLEPTKIYSLDCLALTRTAEVHAFSHITGGGLANNLARVVPDHLHATVDRSTWAPGAVFDLIGSAGQVERTELEKTLNMGVGMIAVVPEESVDTALTTLADRGVDAWVAGGIVDRQSTMSTGAALTGDYAS, from the coding sequence ATGCCAGCTGAATCCTCCGGTGCCTCCTACGCCGCCGCGGGCGTCGACATCGAGGCCGGCGACCGCGCCGTCGAGCTGATGAAGGAGTGGGTGAGGAAGACCCAGCGCCCCGAGACCGTCGGCGGCCTCGGCGGCTTCGCCGGTCTCTTCGACGCCTCCGCGCTCAAGCGCTACGAGCGCCCGCTGCTCGCCTCGGCCACCGACGGCGTGGGTACGAAGGTCGACCTGGCGCGCAAGATGGGCGTCTACGACACGATCGGCCACGACCTCGTGGGCATGGTCGTCGACGACCTGGTGGTGTGCGGCGCCGAACCGCTGTTCATGACCGACTACATCTGCGTCGGCAAGGTCTTCCCCGAGCGGGTCGCCGCCATCGTCAAGGGCATCGCCGAGGGCTGTGTGCTGGCCGGCTGCGCCCTCGTGGGCGGCGAGACCGCCGAGCACCCCGGCCTCCTCGGCGAGGACGACTTCGACGTCGCCGGCGCCGGTACGGGCGTGGTCGAGGCCGACCGGCTGCTGGGCGCGGATCGTATCCGTACGGGTGACGTCGTGATCGCGATGGAGTCCTCCGGGCTTCACTCCAACGGGTACTCACTCGTCCGGCATGTCGTGTTCGACCGGCTCGGCTGGTCGCTGGACCGCGAGGTCGAGGAGTTCGGCCGCACGCTCGGGGCGGAGCTGCTGGAGCCCACCAAGATCTACTCGCTGGACTGCCTGGCCCTGACCAGGACCGCCGAGGTGCATGCTTTCAGCCACATCACCGGCGGCGGCCTTGCCAACAACCTGGCCCGGGTCGTCCCGGACCATCTGCACGCGACGGTGGACCGTTCGACCTGGGCGCCCGGCGCGGTCTTCGATCTGATCGGCTCGGCGGGTCAGGTGGAGCGCACGGAGCTGGAGAAGACGCTCAACATGGGCGTCGGCATGATCGCCGTCGTCCCGGAGGAGTCGGTCGACACGGCGCTCACCACGCTCGCCGACCGGGGCGTGGACGCCTGGGTGGCCGGCGGCATCGTGGACCGGCAGAGCACGATGTCCACGGGCGCGGCGCTGACCGGGGACTATGCGAGCTAG
- a CDS encoding DUF3073 domain-containing protein, with product MGRGRAKAKQTKVARQLKYNSGGTDLSRLANELGASPSSQPPNAEPFEDDDEEDDPYAQYAELYNDDDEDEESGPSSQRRGA from the coding sequence ATGGGGCGCGGCCGGGCCAAGGCCAAGCAGACAAAGGTCGCCCGCCAGCTGAAGTACAACAGCGGCGGGACAGACCTGTCGCGTCTGGCCAACGAGCTGGGCGCATCGCCTTCGAGTCAACCGCCGAACGCTGAGCCGTTCGAGGATGACGACGAGGAAGATGACCCGTACGCACAGTACGCGGAGCTGTACAACGACGACGATGAGGACGAGGAGTCCGGCCCGTCGTCACAGCGTCGCGGCGCTTGA
- a CDS encoding Leu/Phe/Val dehydrogenase: MTDVTGAPVATADVLHTLFHSEQGGHEQVVLCQDRASGLKAVIALHSTALGPALGGTRFYPYASEEEAVADALNLSRGMSYKNAMAGLDHGGGKAVIIGDPRQIEGDQRTALLLAYGRFVASLGGRYVTACDVGTYVADMDVVARECRWTTGRSPENGGAGDSSVLTAFGVFQGMRASAQHLWGDPSLRGRKVGIAGVGKVGHHLVDHLLQDGASVVITDVRDESVLRITERHPEVAVAADTDALIRTEGLDVYAPCALGGALNDDSVPVMTAKVVCGAANNQLSHPGVEKDLADRGILYAPDYVVNAGGVIQVADELHGFDFERCRAKAAKIFDTTLSIFARAKDDGIPPAAAADRIAEQRISEARLR; encoded by the coding sequence GTGACCGATGTGACCGGAGCCCCTGTCGCAACCGCCGATGTACTGCACACCCTGTTCCACTCGGAGCAGGGTGGCCACGAGCAGGTCGTGCTCTGCCAGGACCGCGCCAGCGGGCTCAAGGCAGTCATCGCCCTGCACTCCACCGCCCTGGGCCCCGCCCTGGGCGGCACCCGTTTCTACCCGTACGCCTCCGAGGAGGAAGCCGTCGCCGACGCGCTGAACCTGTCGCGGGGGATGTCGTACAAGAACGCCATGGCCGGTCTCGACCACGGCGGCGGCAAGGCCGTGATCATCGGTGACCCCAGGCAGATCGAAGGCGATCAGAGAACAGCGCTGCTGCTGGCGTACGGCCGGTTCGTGGCCTCGCTGGGCGGCCGCTACGTGACGGCCTGCGACGTCGGTACCTACGTCGCCGACATGGACGTCGTCGCCCGCGAGTGCCGCTGGACGACCGGCCGCTCGCCCGAGAACGGCGGCGCCGGCGACTCCTCCGTACTGACGGCCTTCGGTGTCTTCCAGGGGATGCGCGCGAGCGCCCAGCACCTGTGGGGCGACCCGTCGCTGCGCGGCCGCAAGGTCGGCATCGCGGGCGTCGGCAAGGTCGGGCACCACCTCGTCGACCATCTGCTCCAGGACGGCGCCTCCGTGGTGATCACCGACGTACGGGACGAGTCCGTGCTCCGGATCACCGAGCGGCACCCCGAGGTCGCCGTGGCCGCCGACACCGACGCGCTGATCCGCACCGAGGGCCTGGACGTCTACGCGCCGTGCGCGCTCGGCGGGGCACTGAACGACGACTCCGTGCCGGTCATGACCGCGAAGGTGGTCTGCGGGGCGGCCAACAACCAGCTCTCGCACCCCGGCGTCGAGAAGGATCTCGCCGACCGCGGCATCCTCTACGCGCCGGACTACGTGGTGAACGCGGGCGGGGTGATCCAGGTCGCCGACGAGCTGCACGGATTCGACTTCGAGCGGTGCCGGGCGAAGGCCGCGAAGATCTTCGACACGACGCTTTCAATATTCGCACGTGCGAAGGATGACGGGATTCCGCCGGCCGCCGCGGCCGACAGGATCGCCGAGCAGCGCATCTCGGAGGCCCGTCTCCGCTGA
- the bldC gene encoding developmental transcriptional regulator BldC codes for MTARTPDAEPLLTPAEVATMFRVDPKTVTRWAKAGKLTSIRTLGGHRRYREAEVRALLAGIPQQRSEA; via the coding sequence ATGACCGCTCGCACCCCTGATGCCGAGCCGCTGCTGACGCCGGCTGAGGTTGCCACGATGTTCCGTGTGGACCCGAAGACGGTCACACGCTGGGCAAAGGCGGGCAAGCTCACGTCCATCCGCACGCTCGGTGGGCATCGCCGGTACCGCGAGGCAGAGGTCCGCGCACTGCTCGCGGGTATTCCGCAGCAGCGCAGCGAGGCCTGA
- a CDS encoding DUF6274 family protein has translation MAASVAKHETRALLRAHLAAATGYRHVTRHCAVCHRLQRLVMEPVAPAPPDAGGTAGNSAPNRAPEADIDPL, from the coding sequence ATGGCGGCATCGGTGGCGAAACACGAGACCCGCGCGCTCCTGCGCGCCCATCTGGCGGCCGCGACGGGCTATCGGCATGTCACACGGCACTGCGCGGTCTGTCATCGCCTCCAGCGGCTCGTCATGGAGCCCGTCGCACCCGCTCCTCCGGACGCCGGGGGGACGGCCGGCAACTCGGCGCCGAACAGGGCGCCGGAAGCGGACATCGACCCCCTTTAG